Below is a genomic region from Echinicola rosea.
CATCAACCTGACGCACAATTATACCTCCACGTACGATGTGAGCAATTTCTCTTCTTCCCTACTCTACCAAAACGGCTTGGAACTGTACAATAAGATTGAGCACTACCCTGCTGCCAGCATAACAGACGAATATGGAAGTTATATTCCCGTATTTATCCTCAACCAAGTGGTCTTGTCAGAACGTTTTGGGCCATTCCTTGGTGTGGACATACTGACCAAAAACCGGATGAACATCTCATTTGAATTCAACAAAGAAAGGGCCATCGGGCTCAACTTCTCCAACGCCCAGGTAACGGAACAAAAAAGCAAGGATTTCAGGTTTGAGCTAGGCTATACCAAATCCGGTGTCAAAATCCCTTTCAAGGTGCAAGGACAACAAGAAATTCTGGACAATGACCTGGAAATAAGGGTCAGCACCAGCATTGTGGATACACAAACACTCCAGCGAAAACTGGAGGAAGGCAGCACCATTACCAATGGCAACGTCAATCTACAGATCAGGCCGAGTTTGGGCTATATCATCAACCAAAACCTAAAAGTGACCTTCTACTTTGACAGGACGGTGAATGATCCACGGATTACGACTGCCTACCGTAGAAGTTCTACTGCCTTTGGTGGACAATTACGATTTAATTTAGGGCAATAGGTTTTATGATTTGTCGAAAGCTTGTATTTTTGGCTTTACTTAATCCTAAATATAACATATGGACTTCCCTAAAGACTTAAAGTACACAAAAGACCACGAGTGGGTAAAGATCGAAGGAGACATCGCAACAATCGGCATTACGGAATTTGCCCAAAGAGAATTGGGTGACATCGTTTATGTGGAAGTGGAAACCGTCGGTGAAACTATTGAGACCGGAGAAGTGTTTGGTACAGTAGAGGCCGTTAAAACCGTTTCTGATCTATTCATGCCAATAAACGGTGAAATCACCGAATTTAATGACGAACTGGAAGGATCTCCCGAGCTTGTCAATGATTCCCCTTACGAAGATGGCTGGATGATCAAAGTGAAATTTGAAGGGGCACTTCCTGACGATTTGCTTTCTTCCGAAGCCTACGCCGAACTGGTTGGTGAATAAGAAAAAGTATTTTAGCGAGCGACTATTGCCTGCTATCATGTGGTCTCTCATCTTGGCATGGTTGATCCTTTCGCCCGGCAACAAACTCCCGGATGTCTCGAAAGTACCCGGCTTGGACAAGATTGGCCATTTTGGTCTATTTGCAGGGGTGCTCTTCTTTTGGAACAGAGTTTGGAACCATTTCCAAAAGCCTTTTAGCAAAAGTAAATTTATTACTAATCATTTAGTTTTAGGAATTATTTTTGCTATATTGGTAGAGTGGTTGCAGCAATTGGCACCATACAGGGCATTTGACCTGTTTGATATTGCTGCAAACTTGCTAGGAAGTGCAGTCGGCACCATTTGTTTTTATATTTTGTACAAGAAGAAAAGTAAGCTTGTATAAGTAAAAATAAATGG
It encodes:
- the gcvH gene encoding glycine cleavage system protein GcvH; its protein translation is MDFPKDLKYTKDHEWVKIEGDIATIGITEFAQRELGDIVYVEVETVGETIETGEVFGTVEAVKTVSDLFMPINGEITEFNDELEGSPELVNDSPYEDGWMIKVKFEGALPDDLLSSEAYAELVGE
- a CDS encoding VanZ family protein; the encoded protein is MNKKKYFSERLLPAIMWSLILAWLILSPGNKLPDVSKVPGLDKIGHFGLFAGVLFFWNRVWNHFQKPFSKSKFITNHLVLGIIFAILVEWLQQLAPYRAFDLFDIAANLLGSAVGTICFYILYKKKSKLV